From a single Ciconia boyciana chromosome 11, ASM3463844v1, whole genome shotgun sequence genomic region:
- the TADA3 gene encoding transcriptional adapter 3, with the protein MSELKDCPLQFHDFKSVDHVKVCPRYTAVLARSEDDGIGIEELDTLQLELETLLSSASRRLRVLEAETQILTDWQDKKGDRRFLKLSKDHDVGTSVKHGKPKKQKLEGKGGHGTGPGPGRPKSKNLQPKIQEYEFQDDPIDVPRIPKNDAPNRFWASVEPYCADLTNEEVRVLEELLKPPEDEAEHYKIPPLGKHYSQRWAQEDLLEEQKDGARAAAAADKKKGVLGPLTELDTKDVDALLKKSEAQHEQPEDGCPFGPLTQRLLQALVEENIISPVEDSPIPEIAGKDSGADGAGTSPRSQNKPFSVPHTKSLEGRIKEELVAQGLLESEDRPAEDSEDEVLAELRKRQAELKALSAHNRAKKHELLRLAKEELHRQELRQRVRMADNEVMDAFRKIMAARQKKRTPTKKEKDQAWKTLKERESILKLLDG; encoded by the exons ATGAGCGAGCTGAAGGACTGCCCGCTGCAGTTCCACGACTTCAAGTCGGTGGACCACGTGAAGGTGTGCCCCCGGTACACGGCCGTGCTGGCCCGCTCGGAGGACGACGGCATCGGCATCGAGGAGCTGGACAcgctgcagctggagctggagacgctgctctcctctgccagCCGCCGCCTCCGCGTCCTGGAGGCCGAGACCCAG ATCCTGACAGACTGGCAGGACAAGAAGGGTGACCGGCGGTTCCTGAAGCTGAGCAAGGACCACGATGTGGGCACCTCTGTCAAGCACGGCAAGCCCaagaagcagaagctggaggGCAAAGGCGGCCACGGGACCGGGCCTGGCCCCGGCCGGCCCAAGTCCAAGAACCTGCAGCCCAAGATCCAGGAATACGAGTTCCAGGATGATCCCATTGACGTGCCCCGCATTCCCAAAAACGATGCTCCGAACAG GTTCTGGGCATCGGTGGAGCCGTACTGCGCCGATCTCACCAACGAGGAGGTCAGAGTCCTGGAGGAGCTGCTCAAGCCGCCGGAGGATGAGGCTGAACATTACAAG ATCCCGCCCCTGGGGAAGCATTACTCCCAGCGCTGGGCCCAGGAGGatctgctggaggagcagaaggaTGGAGCCCGGgcggcagctgctgctgacaaGAAGAAAGGCGTCCTGGGGCCGCTGACCGAGCTGGACACCAAAG ACGTCGATGCCCTGCTGAAGAAGTCGGAGGCCCAGCACGAGCAGCCGGAGGACGGGTGTCCCTTCGGGCCCCTGACACAGCGTCTCCTGCAGGCCCTCGTCGAG GAGAACATCATCTCCCCCGTCGAGGACTCCCCCATCCCTGAGATCGCCGGCAAGGACTCGGGAGCCGATGGCGCCGGCACATCTCCCCGCAGCCAGAACAAGCCCTTCAG CGTCCCCCACACCAAGTCGCTGGAGGGGCGGATCAAGGAggagctggttgcccagggcTTGCTGGAGTCGGAGGACCGGCCGGCCGAGGACTCGGAGGACGAGGTGCTGGCCGAGCTGCGCAAGAGGCAGGCCGAGCTGAAGGCCCTCAGCGCGCACAACCGCGCCAAGAAGCACGAGCTGCTGCG GCTGGCCAAGGAGGAGCTGCACCGGCAGGAGCTGCGGCAGCGCGTCCGCATGGCCGACAACGAGGTGATGGACGCCTTCCGCAAGATCATGGCCGCCCGGCAGAAGAAGCGGACGCCCACCAAGAAGGAGAAGGACCAGGCCTGGAAGACCCTGAAGGAGCGGGAGAGCATCCTCAAGCTGCTGGACGGGTAG
- the CAMK1 gene encoding calcium/calmodulin-dependent protein kinase type 1: MPLGRDGPSWKKRTEDIRRIYDFREVLGTGAFSEVVLAEEKATRKLVAIKCIAKKALEGKETSIENEIAVLHKIKHPNIVALDDIYESGTHLYLIMQLVSGGELFDRIVEKGFYTERDASALIRQILDAVKYLHDMGIVHRDLKPENLLYYSLDEDSKIMISDFGLSKIEGCGSVMSTACGTPGYVAPEVLAQKPYSKAVDCWSIGVIAYILLCGYPPFYDENDAKLFEQILRAEYEFDSPYWDDISDSAKDFIQHLMEKDPGKRFTCEQALQHPWIAGDTALDKNIHQSVSEQIKKNFAKSKWKQAFNATAVVRHMRKLQLGTSQEGPGQTTPTSPGKRLRGGTSNGSDCGCPPTSRAQRLLPD, translated from the exons ATGCCGCTGGGGCGGGATGGGCCCAGCTGGAAGAAGAGGACCGAGGACATTCGGCGCATCTACGACTTCCGAGAGGTCCTGGGCAC gggagCCTTCTCCGAGGTGGTCCTGGCGGAGGAGAAGGCGACGCGGAAGCTGGTGGCCATCAAGTGCATCGCCAAGAAGGcgctggaggggaaggagaccAGCATCGAGAACGAGATCGCCGTCCTCCACAA GATCAAGCACCCCAACATTGTGGCCTTGGATGACATCTACGAGAGTGGCACCCACCTCTACCTCATCATGCAGCT GGTCTCGGGGGGGGAGCTCTTTGACCGCATCGTGGAGAAGGGCTTCTACACCGAGCGCGACGCCAGTGCCCTGATCCGGCAGATCCTCGATGCCGTCAAGTACCTGCACGACATGGGCATCGTCCACCGCGACCTGAAG cCCGAGAACCTGCTCTATTACAGCCTGGACGAGGACTCCAAGATCATGATCAGCGACTTCGGGCTGTCGAAGATCGAGGGCTGCGGCAGCGTCATGTCCACGGCCTGTGGCACCCCCGGCTACGTGG cccccgaGGTGCTGGCGCAAAAGCCCTACAGCAAGGCGGTGGATTGCTGGTCCATCGGGGTCATCGCCTACATCCT GCTCTGCGGTTACCCCCCTTTCTACGACGAGAACGACGCCAAGCTCTTTGAGCAGATCCTGCGGGCCGAGTACGAGTTCGACTCGCCCTACTGGGATGACATCTCGGACTCGG CCAAGGACTTCATCCAGCACCTGATGGAGAAGGACCCCGGCAAGCGCTTCACCTGTGAGCAagccctgcagcatccctg GATCGCCGGGGACACGGCCCTGGACAAGAACATCCACCAGTCTGTGAGCGAGCAGATCAAGAAGAACTTTGCAAAGAGCAAGTGGAAG CAAGCCTTCAACGCCACGGCGGTGGTGAGACACATGCggaagctgcagctgggaaCCAGCCAGGAGGGCCCTGGGCAGACAACTCCCACCAGCCCCGGCAAGCGGCTGAGGGGGGGCACCAGCAACG GGTCGGACTGTGGGTGCCCACCCACGAGCAGAGCTCAGCGCCTCCTGCCAGACTGA
- the OGG1 gene encoding N-glycosylase/DNA lyase: MVGERRGRGAGVGTGRGAGAGGTRPRRLPREAAGRSRAPPRPPPPPAAGELRDSPSACPSLWRCLPCPPAELRLDLVLSSGQTFRWRESSPGAWTGVLGGRVWTLRQERERLWYTVYGEERAGRPAAAEEPGGAETDRILRDYFQLDVGLPALYRAWGAADPLFRKVAGDFPGVRVLRQDPVECLLSFICTSNNHISRIAAMIERLCQAFGRRLCRLDARPFHAFPSLSALAGADAEARLRELGFGYRAKFVSGSARAVVEGLGAEGLHRLRAVPYAEARRVLCALPGVGAKVADCVCLMALDKAEAVPVDTHVWRIARQRYGVALGGRSLTPRAHQEIGDFFRGLWGPRAGWAQAVLFCADLRKGQEPAGSRGRARGGRGRDSCGDGSP; encoded by the exons ATGGtgggggagcggcggggccgtggggccggcGTGGGCACC ggccggggagccggggcgggcggcacccgaccccgccgcctcccgcgggaggcggcgggacgcagccgggccccgccgcgcccccccccccccccggccgccggggAGCTGCGGGACAGCCCCTCCGCCTGCCCGTCCCTCTggcgctgcctgccctgcccgccggccgAGCTGCGCCTGGACCTGGTGCTGTCGTCGGGGCAGACCTTCCG GTGGCGGGAGAGCAGCCCGGGGGCATGGACGGGGGTGCTGGGCGGGCGCGTCTGGACGCTGAGGCAGGAGCGGGAGCGCCTCTGGTACACGGTGTACGGCGAGGAGCGGGCCGGGCGTCCCGCCGCGGCGGAGGAGCCGGGCGGAGCCGAGACGGACCGGATCCTGCGCGACTACTTCCAGCTGGACGTGGGGCTGCCGGCCCTGTACCGCGCCTGGGGGGCGGCCGACCCCCTCTTCCGCAAGGTGGCCGGCGACTTCCCGG GGGTGCGGGTGCTGCGGCAGGACCCCGTGGAGTGCCTGCTCTCCTTCATCTGCACCTCCAACAACCACATCTCCCGCATCGCCGCCATGATCGAGCGCCTCTGCCAGGCCTTCGGCCGCCGCCTCTGCCGCCTCGACGCCCGGCCCTTCCAcgccttcccctccctctcgGCGCTCGCAG GCGCTGACGCCGAGGCCCGGCTGCGGGAGCTGGGCTTCGGCTACCGGGCCAAGTTCGTCAGCGGGAGCGCGCGGGCCGTCGTCGAGGGACTGGGTGCCGAGGGGCTGCACCGGCTGCGTGCCGTGCCCTACGCCGAGGCCAGGAGGGTGCTGTGTGCCCTGCCCGGCGTGGGTGCAaag GTCGCCGACTGCGTCTGCCTGATGGCCCTGGACAAGGCGGAGGCGGTGCCGGTGGACACCCACGTCTGGCGCATCGCGCGGCAGCGCTACGGCGTGGCGCTGGGCGGCAGGAGCCTGACCCCCCGGGCCCACCAGGAGATCg GCGATTTCTtccgggggctgtggggcccCCGCGCCGGCTGGGCGCAGGCG GTCCTCTTCTGCGCCGACCTCCGCAAGGGCCAGGAGCCGgccggcagccggggcagggccAGGGGGGGCCGAGGCCGGGACAGCTGTGGGGACGGGTCCCCCTAG